In Planctomycetia bacterium, one DNA window encodes the following:
- a CDS encoding alginate export family protein — translation MTTQPASTQHDESATSQPTAPSISERKYYVTRAISATPAPDPPVYVHRASALAEWFGAADAASLSWLDVGIEQNTRYEHRQNYYPAGNLNDNRFLMRNRAYLGIREIVDPLRFGFEFQDARAFGNDFPEITQDVDENDLLQAFGELYFQNALGEKHPLSFRAGRQSFDLVNRRLVARNGFRNSTNAFDGFRLRAGDDTTSWEINVLAAMPVERFARRLDQPDDERWFYGLTGYFRALDPGILFKPYYFVLDEDRKGFNKYDRELHTVGLNVFGLLGDSGFDYDLDGAWQFGKSRRRNHRAFATHAELGYTITHDWKPRLAAFVDYASGDRHPFDRTNERFDRLFGASHMFYAPTDMFTRENLIQPGLRWTVKPLKNLTLESFYRAYWLASDSDTWSPSNVRARYGRNGDFLGHGLDVAVIYQITRQWTIEIGYAHLTAGEFIQNLPNGDDSDFFYVQTTLRL, via the coding sequence GTGACCACCCAACCGGCGTCCACGCAGCACGACGAGTCTGCAACCTCGCAGCCCACCGCTCCATCGATTTCCGAGCGCAAGTATTATGTCACGCGCGCGATCAGCGCCACGCCCGCGCCCGATCCGCCGGTCTACGTTCACCGCGCGTCGGCGCTGGCCGAGTGGTTCGGCGCGGCGGACGCCGCGAGCTTGAGCTGGCTCGACGTCGGCATCGAGCAGAACACGCGCTACGAGCATCGGCAGAATTATTATCCGGCGGGCAATCTCAACGATAACCGGTTCCTGATGCGCAATCGCGCCTACCTGGGCATTCGCGAAATCGTCGATCCGCTTCGATTCGGTTTCGAGTTTCAGGACGCGCGGGCCTTCGGAAACGATTTTCCCGAAATCACCCAGGACGTAGATGAGAATGACCTTCTTCAGGCCTTTGGCGAGCTTTACTTTCAAAACGCCCTGGGAGAAAAACACCCCTTGAGCTTTCGCGCGGGGCGGCAGTCCTTCGATCTCGTCAACCGGCGGCTGGTCGCGCGCAATGGCTTCCGCAATTCCACCAACGCCTTCGACGGCTTCCGCCTCCGCGCCGGCGACGATACCACCTCGTGGGAGATCAACGTCCTCGCCGCGATGCCGGTGGAGCGCTTTGCCCGACGGCTCGACCAGCCCGACGATGAGCGCTGGTTCTACGGCCTCACCGGCTACTTTCGCGCCTTGGACCCCGGCATCCTCTTCAAGCCCTACTACTTCGTCCTCGACGAGGACCGCAAGGGCTTCAACAAGTATGACCGCGAGCTGCACACCGTCGGCCTCAACGTCTTCGGCCTGCTGGGCGACAGCGGCTTCGACTACGACCTCGACGGGGCCTGGCAATTCGGCAAAAGCCGCCGGCGAAACCATCGCGCCTTCGCCACGCACGCCGAACTGGGGTACACGATCACGCACGACTGGAAGCCGCGCCTGGCGGCGTTCGTGGATTACGCCTCGGGCGACCGCCACCCGTTTGATCGCACGAACGAGCGGTTCGACCGCCTGTTCGGGGCGTCGCACATGTTCTACGCCCCCACCGACATGTTCACACGGGAAAACCTCATCCAGCCCGGTTTGCGGTGGACGGTGAAACCGTTGAAGAACCTTACGCTGGAAAGCTTCTATCGCGCCTACTGGCTCGCCAGCGATTCGGATACCTGGTCGCCCAGCAACGTCCGCGCGCGCTACGGGCGCAACGGCGATTTCCTGGGCCACGGGCTGGATGTGGCCGTGATCTATCAAATCACCCGGCAGTGGACGATCGAGATCGGGTACGCGCACCTGACCGCCGGCGAGTTCATTCAGAACCTCCCCAACGGCGACGACTCGGATTTTTTCTACGTGCAGACAACTTTACGCTTGTAG
- a CDS encoding glycosyltransferase family 39 protein codes for MTAAAATGYLLIRMSNSSLESPSSPPAILPIGAPSRDSNNWPFAVVAGLLLLLYAAGLTRDLTRPWTGLHDWNGALFSQLARNFNRYPATIHHGLPLVAAGATVPEPVDRSLYVRHPPGIVWLVAGAFRLGGEAEWVARLVPILASLVSWVLLVRRMRRRRGDRAALLAGVLYALMPMSVYFGRMVNHEPICLMFMLLALEGWGGMTGSGASRPRRGSVAIWLTALAAAIWIDWPGAVFAALFCLYALAQRARGRIGIAPVAAACVLCMASLGGLLGYIVYGAFEGRWSDLWAVYAARRGAPPRPLGELLIWKHVVDNATWAMLILAAVGVLIEMSGALRHRARDNTRRVPGVPSGGSAMGVLTLTGLVWVIAFPRQFEIHPYWMFYLGPWLAAEGGFTLAAVDSLLQQHRPRAAIGLIGALIAATAAFCFVGQDYYFCRLPPRADTARLNDLIDLCSTLKRETSPADAILLYRDPWRGERHGDYDARYMIPPQLMYYLDRRVAVETQPSLAIQWRDRCTTYVISLDDLASAPDRDAARAALAELPVRQVGPYVVFDLRRKGKTD; via the coding sequence TTGACCGCCGCCGCCGCAACCGGCTACCTTCTCATACGCATGTCAAACAGCTCGCTCGAATCTCCATCATCGCCTCCCGCCATCCTTCCGATCGGTGCGCCTTCGCGCGATTCAAATAATTGGCCCTTTGCCGTCGTGGCCGGGCTGCTCCTGTTGCTGTATGCCGCAGGGCTGACGCGCGATCTGACGCGACCCTGGACCGGTCTGCACGATTGGAACGGCGCGCTCTTCTCCCAACTGGCGCGAAACTTCAATCGTTACCCGGCAACGATCCATCACGGCCTGCCGCTCGTGGCGGCGGGGGCGACGGTTCCCGAACCGGTTGATCGCTCGCTCTACGTGCGCCATCCGCCGGGGATCGTCTGGCTCGTCGCCGGCGCGTTTCGATTGGGCGGCGAAGCGGAGTGGGTCGCGCGGCTTGTTCCGATTCTCGCATCGCTGGTCTCGTGGGTGCTGCTGGTGCGCCGGATGCGCCGTCGACGAGGCGACCGAGCGGCGTTGCTCGCGGGAGTGCTGTATGCGCTCATGCCGATGAGTGTCTATTTCGGCCGCATGGTCAATCACGAGCCGATCTGCCTGATGTTCATGCTGCTCGCGCTGGAGGGCTGGGGCGGGATGACGGGAAGCGGCGCGAGCCGGCCCCGCCGCGGGTCGGTCGCGATCTGGCTCACGGCGCTGGCGGCGGCGATCTGGATCGACTGGCCTGGCGCCGTGTTTGCTGCGTTGTTCTGCCTCTACGCGCTCGCACAGCGGGCACGCGGCCGGATCGGCATCGCCCCGGTGGCGGCGGCGTGCGTCCTCTGCATGGCATCGCTGGGCGGGTTGCTTGGATACATCGTCTATGGCGCATTCGAGGGTCGCTGGTCGGACTTGTGGGCCGTTTACGCGGCACGTCGCGGCGCGCCGCCTCGACCGCTGGGTGAATTGCTGATCTGGAAGCATGTGGTCGACAACGCCACGTGGGCGATGCTGATCCTGGCGGCCGTCGGCGTCCTGATCGAGATGAGCGGGGCGCTGCGTCACCGCGCGCGGGATAACACACGCCGCGTACCGGGGGTGCCGTCGGGTGGCAGCGCAATGGGTGTGCTGACCCTGACCGGGCTGGTGTGGGTGATCGCTTTTCCGCGGCAGTTTGAAATCCATCCGTACTGGATGTTCTACCTCGGCCCGTGGCTGGCGGCGGAAGGCGGGTTCACTCTGGCCGCGGTTGATTCGCTGCTGCAACAGCACCGACCCCGCGCCGCGATCGGACTGATCGGCGCGCTGATCGCCGCAACGGCCGCTTTCTGCTTCGTCGGGCAGGATTATTATTTCTGTCGTCTTCCGCCGCGCGCTGACACGGCCCGGCTGAATGATCTGATCGACCTGTGCAGCACGCTGAAGCGCGAAACCAGCCCGGCTGATGCGATCCTGCTTTACCGCGATCCCTGGCGCGGCGAGCGACATGGCGACTACGACGCGCGGTACATGATCCCGCCGCAATTGATGTATTACCTCGATCGGCGCGTGGCGGTTGAAACACAGCCGTCGCTTGCGATTCAGTGGCGTGATCGTTGCACGACTTATGTCATCAGCCTCGACGATCTGGCCTCGGCGCCGGATCGCGACGCGGCCCGGGCCGCTCTGGCAGAATTGCCCGTTCGGCAGGTTGGCCCATACGTTGTGTTTGACCTGCGAAGAAAGGGGAAAACCGATTGA
- the maf gene encoding septum formation protein Maf, protein MQSTQRQGLILASTSPRRRQLLAEAGYAFEVVAPRFEEPDDPLPHVSPMMHVESLAYFKARSVAGEYFQQTILAADTLAFYDNTLIGKPSDADDARAILTRLAGTSHQVITGVALLAPASGRRLLQHEVSIIHMRPLTSRQIDDYIETGEWRGKAGAYGIQDHGDEFVERYEGSFSNIVGLPMELVGRMLSNWVA, encoded by the coding sequence ATGCAATCGACGCAACGACAAGGTTTGATCCTCGCCTCCACCAGTCCGCGCCGGCGGCAGTTGCTGGCCGAGGCGGGGTACGCGTTTGAGGTGGTGGCGCCGCGTTTCGAAGAACCGGACGACCCGCTGCCGCACGTCAGCCCGATGATGCACGTCGAATCGCTTGCGTACTTCAAGGCGCGCAGCGTGGCCGGGGAGTACTTTCAGCAAACGATTCTCGCCGCCGATACGCTGGCGTTTTACGACAACACGTTGATCGGCAAGCCGTCCGACGCCGACGACGCTCGCGCCATTCTCACGCGCCTCGCCGGCACGTCGCACCAGGTCATCACCGGCGTGGCCCTGCTTGCGCCGGCGTCGGGTCGACGGCTGCTTCAGCACGAGGTCTCCATCATTCACATGAGGCCGTTGACGTCCCGGCAGATCGACGACTACATCGAGACCGGCGAATGGCGCGGCAAGGCCGGGGCCTACGGGATTCAGGATCACGGTGACGAGTTCGTGGAGCGCTACGAGGGGAGCTTCTCCAACATCGTCGGACTTCCGATGGAACTGGTCGGGCGCATGCTGTCCAACTGGGTCGCGTGA
- a CDS encoding glycosyltransferase family 2 protein, producing MKLIVQIPCLNEEATLPATLRDIPRQIPGIDKVEILVIDDGCTDRTVEIARQHGVEHIIRFPGNRGLGHAFAAGIDYCLAHGADIIVNTDGDNQYFGGDIPKLVQPILEGRAHLVIGDREPEKVPHFSFVKKKMQMLGSRVVSHLAGITVPDVPSGFKAYSREAAMRLACSTDFDHTVDHVIQAGRKRLITISVPIRTNEKLRESRLFSNIGVFISRSVGIMVRVYSSYRAMKIFTLAGGATFALGFLIGLRFLYFFFFTTEHDKHIQSLILSAILLIAGFQMVLTGIVADLINSSRAILEDVSYRLRRIEDHRRPGGE from the coding sequence ATGAAACTGATTGTCCAGATTCCGTGTCTGAATGAAGAGGCGACGCTGCCGGCAACGCTGCGCGACATTCCACGCCAGATTCCCGGAATCGACAAAGTCGAAATCCTCGTCATCGACGACGGCTGCACCGATCGGACCGTGGAGATCGCCCGGCAACACGGCGTGGAACACATCATTCGATTTCCCGGCAATCGCGGGCTGGGCCATGCCTTTGCCGCGGGGATCGACTACTGCCTCGCGCACGGGGCCGACATCATCGTCAACACCGATGGGGACAACCAGTATTTCGGCGGCGACATTCCAAAGCTCGTGCAGCCGATCCTCGAAGGCCGCGCGCACCTCGTGATCGGCGACCGCGAGCCGGAGAAGGTGCCGCACTTTTCGTTCGTCAAGAAAAAGATGCAGATGCTCGGCAGCCGCGTGGTCAGCCATCTGGCGGGGATCACCGTTCCCGACGTGCCGAGCGGTTTCAAGGCCTACTCGCGCGAGGCGGCGATGCGACTGGCCTGCTCGACCGACTTCGATCACACGGTGGACCACGTCATTCAGGCGGGGCGAAAGCGACTCATCACGATCAGCGTGCCGATTCGCACGAATGAGAAACTGCGCGAGAGCCGGTTGTTCTCCAACATCGGCGTGTTCATCTCGCGCTCGGTCGGCATCATGGTGCGGGTGTATTCGTCCTACCGGGCGATGAAGATTTTCACCCTCGCCGGCGGCGCGACGTTCGCGCTCGGTTTTCTCATCGGGCTGCGATTCTTGTATTTCTTCTTCTTTACAACCGAGCACGACAAGCACATTCAATCACTCATTCTTAGCGCGATCCTGCTCATTGCCGGGTTCCAAATGGTGCTCACCGGCATCGTCGCCGATCTCATCAACTCCAGCCGCGCCATCCTGGAGGATGTCTCCTATCGGCTGCGTCGTATTGAAGATCACCGCAGACCTGGCGGCGAGTGA
- a CDS encoding phospholipase D family protein, producing the protein MPPTQAHGAFPGQGMRRSYWHAVGLVAVAAMTGAMRSNEKDKPVLCEAVFSPGGGCESRIVAALAEANKTIRIQMYIFTSKRIGEAVAQAAKRGVAVELILDKSQEKMTYGPWRRLRRDGVKVYFDADHDTANNKVVIIDQHTVITGSYNFTKAAEEKNAENIVIIRNDTDLVNAYLDNFKAHLQHARRAS; encoded by the coding sequence ATGCCGCCCACGCAAGCACACGGGGCGTTCCCCGGTCAGGGAATGCGGAGATCGTACTGGCATGCCGTCGGACTCGTTGCCGTCGCGGCGATGACCGGTGCGATGCGGTCGAACGAAAAAGATAAGCCGGTCTTATGCGAGGCGGTGTTCAGCCCTGGTGGCGGGTGCGAAAGCCGGATCGTCGCGGCGCTCGCCGAGGCGAACAAGACCATTCGCATTCAAATGTATATTTTCACCTCGAAGCGCATCGGCGAAGCCGTGGCCCAGGCGGCCAAGCGCGGCGTGGCCGTCGAACTGATCCTCGACAAATCGCAGGAGAAGATGACCTACGGCCCCTGGCGCAGGCTGCGGCGCGACGGGGTGAAGGTCTACTTCGACGCCGACCACGACACCGCGAACAACAAGGTTGTCATCATCGACCAGCACACCGTCATCACCGGATCGTACAACTTCACGAAGGCCGCCGAGGAGAAAAACGCCGAGAACATCGTGATTATTCGAAACGACACCGACCTCGTGAACGCCTACCTGGACAACTTCAAAGCGCATCTCCAGCACGCCCGCCGGGCGTCGTAG
- a CDS encoding HD domain-containing protein: MAEDPLLATLPCLIDALHCGALVVDRARRIVLANARLADLLGLTVRDLIGRDPRTLCKPLAEGSDHAADFDAAFEMELGLIRADGGVVPARVSGKLLGEQPPHSDFRLVTVIDLTAQKAAEERAREEYVQMSRMSDTVIEQALELKRYSAKLEDRVRQRTEQLREANMEAIYMLAVASEAKDQDTGSHVRRIEAYTRALALELGLTESTAEQYGYSAILHDVGKMQVPDHILKKPAPLTREERALIQEHTIAGERILSRKPFFEIARQIARSHHENWDGSGYPDGLKGDATPQAARIVHLADVYDALVSERVYKPAWTTEQALEAIRGASGKLFEPRTVDAFTRLVEKNRLPRSDASAKSNA, from the coding sequence ATGGCCGAAGACCCGCTGCTGGCCACGCTCCCGTGCCTGATCGACGCGCTGCACTGCGGCGCGCTGGTGGTGGACCGCGCGCGGCGGATCGTTCTGGCCAACGCCCGGCTGGCCGACCTGCTGGGACTGACCGTTCGCGATCTCATCGGGCGTGATCCGCGCACGCTGTGCAAACCACTCGCCGAGGGATCCGATCACGCGGCCGATTTCGACGCCGCCTTTGAAATGGAGCTGGGCCTGATCCGCGCCGACGGCGGCGTCGTGCCCGCGCGCGTGTCGGGCAAGCTGCTGGGCGAGCAACCGCCGCATTCGGATTTTCGCCTCGTGACGGTCATCGACCTGACGGCGCAGAAGGCGGCCGAGGAGCGGGCGCGCGAGGAATACGTGCAGATGTCGCGCATGAGCGACACGGTGATCGAGCAGGCGCTGGAACTGAAGCGCTATTCGGCGAAGCTGGAGGATCGCGTGCGCCAGCGCACCGAGCAGTTGCGCGAGGCGAACATGGAAGCGATCTACATGCTCGCCGTCGCCAGCGAAGCCAAGGATCAGGACACCGGCTCGCACGTTCGCCGCATCGAGGCCTACACCCGCGCGCTGGCGCTGGAACTGGGTCTCACCGAGAGCACGGCCGAGCAGTACGGCTACTCGGCGATTCTGCACGACGTGGGCAAGATGCAGGTGCCGGATCATATTCTGAAGAAGCCCGCGCCGCTGACGCGCGAAGAGCGCGCGTTGATCCAGGAGCACACGATCGCCGGCGAACGCATTCTTTCGCGCAAGCCGTTTTTTGAAATCGCGCGGCAGATCGCGCGAAGCCACCACGAGAACTGGGACGGCAGCGGTTACCCGGACGGTCTTAAAGGCGACGCGACGCCGCAGGCCGCGCGGATCGTTCACCTCGCCGACGTGTACGATGCGCTGGTGAGCGAGCGGGTGTACAAACCGGCGTGGACCACCGAGCAAGCGCTGGAGGCGATCCGCGGCGCATCGGGCAAGCTGTTCGAGCCTCGGACGGTGGATGCCTTCACGCGATTGGTGGAGAAAAATCGCCTGCCCCGCTCCGATGCCTCGGCGAAATCGAACGCGTGA
- a CDS encoding RtcB family protein, protein MSGELLSKLIPTGEATALLPVDGAKPVTVIGTPAIRETFSDDTLQQAINTRQAPGVVEVVLNPDAHIGYGAPIGCVMASPSHIYPGPVGVDIKCSMSLLQLDLPADAIQTRQTRRAIIDAICERVPTGAGRGQRHVPKSRHVSEALGRNVAVEGASPVVCQALGIPPHWADRCEDSHHVGHDGTRDALAARLDKLLHARAIGNFEEKVRQLGSYGGGNHFGECEIVRVDESDAARRCAEVFGLRDGHVAFLSHCGSRGLGHNLAMGQFRTLQGMFAEWGIPFPGGDKELCYAPLGTPEANDYLDDMALGANFATVNHLLINALVLEAFQEIFPGVKGELVYFISHNIARKEIVHNQPMWVMRKGATRAFPAHHHALMGTPFESTGHPILLPGDPQRGSAVMVAQPTASLSCYSVNHGAGRMLGRKQAIRTLDQKAIDASFDEHDILSNCRTFPKDEAPAAYKDFEEVLRSVKLAGLASEVARLQARFVIKDASAADD, encoded by the coding sequence ATGAGCGGCGAGTTGTTGAGCAAACTGATCCCCACCGGCGAGGCGACGGCCCTGCTGCCGGTCGACGGCGCGAAGCCCGTCACCGTGATCGGCACCCCTGCGATCCGCGAGACGTTCAGCGACGACACGCTGCAACAGGCGATCAACACGCGGCAGGCCCCCGGCGTCGTCGAGGTCGTGCTGAATCCCGATGCGCACATCGGCTACGGCGCGCCGATCGGCTGCGTCATGGCGTCGCCGTCGCACATCTATCCCGGACCGGTCGGCGTGGACATCAAGTGCAGCATGAGCCTGTTGCAACTCGATCTGCCGGCCGACGCGATCCAGACGCGGCAGACGCGCCGCGCGATCATCGACGCGATCTGCGAGCGCGTGCCGACGGGCGCGGGCCGCGGCCAGCGCCACGTGCCTAAATCGCGTCACGTCTCCGAGGCGCTGGGTCGGAACGTCGCCGTCGAGGGTGCGTCGCCCGTCGTGTGCCAGGCCCTGGGCATCCCGCCGCACTGGGCCGACCGCTGCGAGGACAGCCACCACGTCGGCCACGACGGCACGCGCGACGCGCTGGCCGCGCGGCTGGACAAGCTGCTGCATGCCCGCGCGATCGGCAACTTCGAGGAGAAGGTGCGCCAGCTCGGCTCCTACGGCGGCGGCAATCACTTCGGCGAGTGCGAGATCGTGCGTGTGGACGAGAGCGACGCCGCGCGACGCTGCGCCGAGGTCTTCGGCCTGCGCGACGGACATGTCGCATTTCTGTCACACTGCGGCTCGCGCGGGTTGGGGCACAACCTTGCGATGGGGCAGTTCCGCACGTTGCAGGGCATGTTCGCCGAATGGGGCATTCCGTTCCCGGGAGGCGACAAGGAGCTTTGCTACGCGCCGCTCGGAACGCCCGAGGCGAACGATTACCTCGACGACATGGCCCTCGGCGCGAACTTCGCGACGGTCAACCATCTGCTCATCAACGCGCTGGTGCTGGAGGCGTTTCAGGAGATTTTCCCCGGCGTGAAAGGCGAACTGGTCTATTTCATCAGCCACAATATCGCCCGCAAGGAAATCGTCCACAATCAGCCGATGTGGGTCATGCGCAAAGGGGCCACGCGCGCCTTTCCTGCCCACCATCACGCGCTCATGGGCACGCCCTTTGAATCGACGGGCCATCCGATCCTCCTGCCCGGCGATCCGCAGCGCGGATCGGCCGTGATGGTCGCGCAGCCGACGGCGTCGCTCTCGTGTTACAGCGTGAACCACGGCGCGGGCCGCATGCTGGGCCGCAAGCAGGCGATTCGAACACTGGATCAAAAGGCAATCGACGCGAGCTTCGATGAGCACGACATTCTCTCGAATTGCCGGACCTTTCCGAAGGACGAAGCCCCGGCGGCGTACAAGGACTTTGAGGAAGTGCTGCGTTCGGTGAAGCTGGCCGGCCTGGCCAGCGAGGTGGCCCGGTTGCAGGCGAGATTCGTCATCAAGGATGCCAGCGCTGCGGATGATTGA
- the mutL gene encoding DNA mismatch repair endonuclease MutL, translating to MDSPPSTNSQHSVTSSQADPPPSGRPILRLDPALVNQIAAGEVIERPASVVKELLENAIDAGATRIDVAIEEGGVQLIRVTDNGCGIGRDDLALAVAPHATSKIRSTEDLFNIRTLGFRGEALASIASISRFRIVSRPAGQNEAFEYVGHGERVANESDESNNAPHIRPSAGPVGTTVEVRNLFYNVPARRKFLRQAATEMGHVTEQIARLALAHPAIAFSVSHNGRPARSLPAVSDRRSRIGDFYGPELASCLIPVQRSERDLEIEALFAPPAQSRASSKWQYVFLNGRFITDRRIAYAVREAFRGLMEHDRHAVVFLFLRADPRQFDVNVHPTKLEVRWRDAGLVQSQVLAVLREALLARDLTPAFSLNRAIGDAGATRDAGADDRQRSVRQAVADYLRSIDPTQARIDFAPPPSYALRNVRPSLAPTFATPTPPSDNQYAPPDPVARPTDPRRPPADVPPLERGATHSANESTAAQTAPNSLDSPAGSVIQVHNAYIVAQTDEGIVIIDQHALHERILYEKFRQRLLAGPLESQRLLIPPTVCVSAAQAEAAERQGELLQRLGIELDRFGPASLAIQSFPILLSNLDPAAFVRDLLDKLVDCGEATAETLVHAALDMMACKAAIKAGDALTQDEMVALLSQRDLTERSSNCPHGRPTTLQLTTRDLERQFKRT from the coding sequence ATGGACTCGCCCCCTTCCACCAACAGCCAGCACTCGGTTACGTCCTCCCAGGCCGATCCGCCGCCCTCCGGCCGCCCCATCCTCCGGCTCGATCCCGCGCTGGTGAACCAGATCGCCGCGGGCGAGGTCATCGAGCGGCCTGCCAGCGTCGTGAAGGAATTGCTGGAGAACGCCATCGATGCCGGCGCGACGCGCATCGACGTCGCCATCGAGGAAGGCGGCGTTCAGCTCATCCGCGTGACCGACAACGGCTGCGGCATCGGGCGGGACGATCTGGCGCTGGCGGTCGCGCCGCACGCGACGAGCAAGATCCGAAGCACCGAAGACCTGTTCAACATTCGAACCCTTGGCTTTCGCGGCGAGGCGCTGGCCTCCATCGCCTCGATCAGCCGCTTTCGAATTGTCAGTCGGCCGGCAGGCCAGAACGAGGCGTTTGAATACGTCGGTCACGGGGAGCGCGTCGCGAACGAGTCCGATGAGTCGAATAACGCTCCGCACATTCGACCCAGCGCCGGACCGGTGGGGACGACGGTCGAAGTGCGGAATCTGTTTTACAACGTTCCGGCGCGGCGGAAGTTCCTCCGCCAGGCGGCAACGGAGATGGGCCACGTCACCGAGCAGATCGCGCGGCTCGCGCTGGCGCACCCGGCGATTGCCTTCTCGGTGTCGCACAACGGGCGCCCGGCGCGGAGCCTGCCGGCGGTGAGCGACCGCCGCAGTCGCATCGGCGATTTCTATGGTCCGGAGCTGGCGTCGTGCCTGATTCCCGTACAGCGCAGCGAGCGCGATCTGGAGATCGAGGCCCTCTTCGCGCCGCCGGCGCAGTCACGCGCATCGAGCAAATGGCAATATGTCTTTCTCAACGGCCGCTTCATCACCGATCGGCGCATCGCCTACGCCGTGCGCGAGGCCTTTCGCGGATTGATGGAACACGACCGGCACGCGGTGGTGTTTCTGTTTCTCCGCGCCGACCCGCGACAGTTCGACGTGAACGTCCATCCGACCAAGCTCGAGGTGCGCTGGCGCGATGCGGGTCTGGTCCAGTCGCAGGTGCTGGCTGTGCTGCGCGAAGCGCTGCTGGCGCGCGATCTGACGCCGGCCTTCTCGCTGAACCGCGCGATCGGGGATGCCGGCGCGACGCGCGACGCAGGTGCCGACGACCGGCAGCGCAGCGTGCGGCAGGCCGTGGCCGATTATCTGCGCTCCATTGACCCGACGCAGGCTCGGATCGACTTCGCCCCGCCGCCGTCTTATGCCCTTCGCAACGTCCGCCCGTCTCTTGCGCCGACCTTCGCGACGCCGACGCCCCCATCAGACAACCAGTACGCGCCACCCGATCCGGTCGCGCGTCCGACGGACCCGCGCCGTCCTCCCGCTGACGTGCCGCCGCTTGAGCGCGGTGCGACCCATTCCGCGAACGAATCAACCGCTGCGCAGACCGCCCCGAATTCGCTCGATTCCCCGGCCGGCTCGGTCATCCAGGTACACAATGCCTACATCGTGGCACAAACCGACGAAGGCATCGTCATCATCGATCAGCACGCCCTGCACGAGCGCATCCTGTACGAAAAGTTTCGCCAGCGCCTGCTCGCCGGACCGCTCGAATCACAGCGGCTGCTCATCCCACCCACGGTCTGCGTCTCGGCAGCACAGGCCGAGGCCGCCGAGCGCCAAGGCGAACTGCTGCAACGTCTTGGAATCGAACTCGACCGCTTCGGGCCGGCCTCGCTGGCGATTCAGAGCTTCCCGATTCTCCTGTCGAATCTCGATCCCGCCGCGTTCGTGCGCGACCTGCTGGACAAACTCGTCGACTGCGGCGAGGCGACGGCCGAGACCCTCGTCCATGCGGCGCTGGACATGATGGCGTGCAAGGCCGCGATCAAGGCCGGCGACGCGCTGACGCAGGATGAAATGGTCGCCCTGCTTAGCCAGCGCGACCTGACCGAGCGGTCCAGCAACTGTCCCCACGGCCGCCCAACGACGCTCCAGCTCACAACGCGCGACCTCGAGCGGCAATTCAAACGGACCTAA